The DNA region CTGCAACACTCATATCTTTAAATAATCGAATATTTTGAAATGTTCTTAAAACACCTTTTTGCGCAATTTTATGAGGAGACATTCCAGTAATATCTTCACCTTTATATCTTATACTTCCTTTTTCAGGTCTATAAATTCCAGTTACACAGTTAAATAATGTAGTTTTACCTGCACCATTTGGACCAATAATTCCATATATTTGTCCTGGTTTTACTTTTATTGTCAAATCATCAATTGCAACTAAGCCAAAGAAAAATTTTGAAACATTCTCTATTTCTAATACATATTTCATTATTTCTCTCCTTTTAATGAAGCTGCTTTTTTCTTCAAGTAATTAGGAATATTTCCAAAAGTTGCTGGCCATACACCATTTGGTCTTAAAATCATTGTTAATACCATAGCTGCACCAAAAATCAAATATCTAGATTCTTTAAATTCAGTAAATAATTCAGGTAATACGAACATTACAAATGTTCCAATAATAACTCCAGGAAGAGAAGCTGAACCACCTACAAGAACAATTGCAAAGAACATAACTGATTGCATAAAGTTAAATGATTCTGGACTAACTGCTGAATATTGGATTGTAAATACAACACCTGCTGCTCCAGCAATAGCTGCACCTAATGCAAATGCAAATAATTTATAATAAGATACATTTATTCCCATAGATTTTGCAGCAATTTCATCTTTATGAATATAATAAAGTGCTCTACCATATCTTGAATTATCTAAGTTTCTAATAATAAATAAAGTAGTAATTAATAAAAAGAATGCAATATAATATATTGCTTTATCTGAAGATAGTTCATATCCAAAAATTCTTGCAACATCAATTCCAAAAATTCCATTTGGACCACCAGTTAAATCAAATATATTATTTTTTAATACTTGTTCAAAAATAATATTAAAACCAATAGTTGCAACTAATAAATAATCACCCCTTAAATGAATAATTGGTCCTGCTAACAAAACTGCTATTATTACAGGGAAAATTATTGCAAAAGGAATTGTTTCAACTATTTCAAATCCAAAATGAACATTTAATATTGCAGTTGTATAAGCACCAATACCGAAAAATATTGCATGCCCCATATTAAATATACCTGCTCGTCCTAAAATAATATCTTGAGAAAAAGCTACCACTGAAAATACTAAAAATGTAATTCCAATACTTAACCATGCAGAATCAACTAAAAATGGGAAAAACCCCATAAATAATATAAATATTGTTGCTATTATTGTTGTTTTATTCATTACACTTTCTCCGCTATTTTTTCACCAAGAATACCAGTTGGTCTAACTATTAATATTATGATCAATAATATAAAAGTAAAAGTATCTGCCCATTCAGTTGAAATATAACCAGAAATCATTGCATTAAATAACCCTAATAATAATCCACCAAGCATAGCACCAGGAATACTACCAATACCACCAATAATTGCTGCAATAAATGCATTTAAACCATAAAGCCATCCCATATCAAATGTTAAACCTCTATAATAAATACCTATAAAAAGTCCACCAACTGCACCTAGTGCTGAACCAACAATAAATATAATCATAATAATTCTATTAACATTAATTCCCATTAATTTTGCTGCATCTTGATCTATTGCAGTAGCTCTAATTGCTGTTCCAATTTTAGTTTTATTAATAAAAAAATAAAGAGCAACCATTAAAACTGCCGATAATGCTAATATAATAACTTGAGTAAATGTAAGAATAACTCCACCTATTTGCCATGTTGTATTTGGTATTAAATTTGAAGGGAATATCTTCATATTTGGTCCCCAAATTAACATAATTGAATTCTGAATAACTAAAGAAGCTCCTAAAGCAGATACAACTGCACTTAATCTTGGCGCAGTTCTCAAAGGTTTATAAGCTAGTCTTTCTAAAACTACTCCAACAAAAGCAACAATTAAAGCAGTAAATAAAAATATTGTTATAACTGTAAATATTGAATTTGCATTTGCACCAAAGAATTGTGAAAAAATTGTTAGTCCCACATAAGCAGAAAAAGCAACTAAGTCACCGTGTGCGAAGTTGATTAACTTCATCACACCGTAAACCATAGTATAACCTAATGCTACTAATGCATAAAGACTTCCAATAGTTAAACCATTAATTAACTGTTGAAAAAAAATATCCATTTTTTGCCTTATTCTATAACTTTATAAGAACCATCTTTTTGGATTTCATACACTATAAATTTAGCACCAATTCTTTCACCATCTTCTCTAAAAGTAACAGGTCCTGTAATACCTGGGAAATCTTTTAAAGTATGTAAATAATCTGATATTTTTTTAGTATCGAAAGATTTTGTTTTTTCTACACCATGAATAATTGCTCTTAATCCATCTGCATTAACAACTGCCCAAATTGAAGGTGGCTTCATATTATATGTATCTTCATAAGCTTTTAAATATTTTTTAGCCTCTTTATAAGGTAAAATATCTGGTGTAGGGAAGTTAATTAAAACTGTACCTTCTGCTGCACTTCCAGCAAGTTTTAAGAAATCAGGATTATCATTCGAGTCTCCACCAACAAAATCAGCATCAATTCCTAATTGTTTTTGTTGAGCTCTTAAAAGACCTCCATCAGTATAATATCCTGAATAATAAATTACATCTGGATTCATTGATTTAATTTTTGTTAACATTGCAGTAAAGTTTTGAGTACCTGATTTAATCTTTCCTCTAAAAATTACATTTCCACCGATTTTTTTAATTGATTCTTCAGTTGCATCACCTAAACCTTCAGAATAAGAAGAGTAATCAGATAAAACAACTATTTTTTTGTATTTTTTGATATTTACAAAATAATCTGCTGTAAAATCACTTTGTGCAGAATTTGGAAATGAATTTCTAAAAAATGTCCAAAATTTTCTTTTAATTAAAGAATCACTTGTACCATCACTAGTTTGAAGAACTTTATTTCTATAATAAGTTGTTTGAGCTGCTTCAGTTGCACCTGAAGTATAAGAACCTATTACTGCAAAAACACCTGCATTTACTAATTTCTTAGCACAAACTGCAGCTTTTTGAGCTTTTGCTTCATCATCACAAGTAATTACTTCAATTTTTTTACCAAGCAATCCACCTTGTTTATTCTTTTCATTTACAATTAATTTAACAAACTGATCAATTCCTTGACCTTCATTTGCGTACTTTCCAGTAATTGGTGCTTGAACACCGATCTTTACTGTATCTGCTAATAAACTTGAGCTTGCAACAATTGCACTTAATGCAACAGCACTTGCTAGTTTAGATAACTTAATCATTTTTTCTCCTTTTTTTTATTTAAAATTTGGTTCTATGATATAACAACCAATAGAATATTCACCGATGTTTGGAATAACTTTTACATTACCTCCTTCAAATCTTGATTTTAAATTAGAATAAGAACTTACTATCTTATCAAAATTATCAATAATTTCTTCAATTCTTTGTTCGCTTTTTTTACGAGCACTATTTGAAATATCTAAATAAAATGCAAACAATCCATAATCTAAAGTAGAATCAGAAAGTTTTTCTCTATCAATCATTTTACACATTTTTTCAATTTCATTTTTATACTCTTCTTTTACATTTCTAACACCATTTTTAATACTCATAATAACTCTTGAAATAGAATCATTGTCACTTTTATGTTCAAATCTTTCATCTAGTGTTAAACACATTATATCTTGTGCTAAATATTTAGTTTTCATAAAATCTCTAAAATCTCTTCTTGAAGGTAAAGAACATCTTAATATATCTGCAACTGGTGCATCAATAAAAATTTCTGGAGCATTTTCAAGTTTTGCAATTTCTTGTGAAATATGTATTGTTAAAAATTTAGCAGGAGCATAAGATAAAAATAGTTCATCAGCAGTCCAATAAGTAAAATTATTCTTAGCTGTTTCAATTCCTTTAATTACTGAATTAATGATTTCTTTTTGAGAAGGGAATTTATGCATTATTTTCTCCTACATAATTTTCATCAACTTCTTCTATTATTCCACTTTCATATAAAATATCTTCAATTAATTTATTTTTTGAGATATTTATTTGATTAGATAAAACAACTAAGGCATTATCTAGTCTTTTATCTATTTTAATAGTAAGTTGAGAGATTTCTCTCTTATTAGTATTCAGATGTTTTTCAATTACACTTTGAATAATTTTTCTTTTATTTTTTTGTTTTGCCATAACTCTTACACTGTATTAAATTTTAGTATTACTAAAGGTAGTACCAATAATTATGTAATCATTATTTCATATGAAAACTTAACTGAAACTTAAATTTAGTGTAATTATTGTGTAATTTTTATCCAATTTTAACAATTACTCAAATTTTTTAACAAATGCTATTTTTTTGCTATTTTTTCACTTTTTTTTGTTGAATATATAATCCAAATATAATCATTAGTAATCCAAAAAGAGTTGATATATATATTTTTTCACCTAATATAAAATATATAAATATCAAAGATAAAAAAGGTGAAATAAATATTAAATTTGCAATTTTTGAAGTATTATTTGTATATTGCATTGCAAAAAGCCAAAATAAAAATGTAATTCCCATTTCAAAAAGTCCAACATAAATTGCAGCAAAGACACCTTTATACTCAGGAATAAAGAATTCATTATTAAAATACATATAAATTATAATAATTGGAACCGCAATTAAAAAGTTACTAAATAAAGAAACTACAGGGTCTTGTTTTTGTTTTGTATTAAATATCCAATATAAGGCCCATATAATTGTACTTAATAATGCTAACGACACCCCTCTTAAATCAGAAAAATTCATAGAAAAAGGTTCACCTCTAGTGGAAATTATTAAAACACCAAAGTAACAAATAATTCCTGCAACTATATCTACAAGTCTTAATTTTTGTTTTAAAAAAGGAACAGCCAAAAATGATAACATAAGAGCCCAGGTATAATTTATAGATTGAGCTTCTTGTGCCGGTAATAAAGTATAAGCTTCAAATAAAATCAAATAATATAAAAAAGGATTTAATATTCCTAAAATAAGAATTAAACTACTATTTTTTGAAAAATGTTTTATAATTAAATAAAACTTTTTCTGAAAAACAATAACAACTAATAAAATAAATAAAGAAGTGATTGATGCTAAAAGTAAAAGCATCACAGGAGATAAATAAGATAATGCAATTTTAAATGCAGTTGCAACAGTTGACCAAAGAAAAATTGCACTTAATGCAAATTTATATGCTAGATTTTCTGAATTTTTTATGACTTTTCCTTTAAAATTTTATAAATAAATGATAACTTTGGATTATTTTCCATTTTATTAAGATTAGTTTAACTCTAATTAGTTAATAATTTTATAAAGTAAAAGTATTAGGAAAAAAATAATGAATAAATATAAGCAATTACAAAAAGAATCTAGTGCTTTAAATATCTTATTTATTGAAGATGATGAAGATTTAAGGGTTCAAACACAAAAGATATTAAAAACACTATTTAAAAATGTTGTAACTGCAACAAATGGTAAAGAAGGTTTAGAGGCATACAAAGAGTTCTATAGTACGAATAGTTATTATTTTGATATAGTAATTACGGACATAAAAATGCCTTTAAAAAATGGTATTGAGTTAACAAAAGATATTCTAAAAATAAATAAAGAGCAAGACGTAATAGTAATATCTGCATATGAAGATTCAAAATATTTAATTGAATTAATAAATATAGGTGTAAATAATTTTGTTCAAAAACCACTACTTATAGATCAATTAGTTGATCCTTTATTAACTATCTGTAAAAAAATAAATAGTACAAAAGTCGAATCAGAAAAAGTATTTTTGATAGAAAACTTTGTTTGGGACAAAGAAAATAAAACATTAACTAAACAAGGTAAAGTTGTAAAATTATCTTCAAGTGAAGTTATATTATTAAACTTATTGATAAATAATCCATTCATTACTTTTTCAAATGAAGATATTTATAATACAATTTATAGTGATAAATTTGATAAAGAATTAAGTATAGATTCAATTAAATCTTTAATAAAAAGAATTAGAAAAAAGATTCCAACTGATTTTATAAAAAATATTTATGGTGAAGGTTATAGAATAAATAAAGATGTTTTTGTAAAATTTTAAATACTAGTAAGTATTATACGCTATCCATATGTATAATACTTAATACTTATTTTAATTATCATTTTATATTTCATTTCGTTTAAATGAAATCCACATAAAGACTACAGTTTTATCAAATATTAAAAAAGTGTTGTTATAATTTCGTCCCTAAAAAAAATTGAAAGGTTTAAAAGTGAGAATAACCCTATCTCACAAAGAGTTACATGAATTACAAAAACTTTGTTTAGAAAATGGAAAACAAGAGTTATTTAATAAACTAACAAATGAAGAACATAAATCTATAAAAAGTAGAACACCAAAAAAAACAAAAGCAACACAAAAAGCTACAAAAGTAAGACAAGATACTGCACGGAAAAAAATAGAAAGTACAGTAAATATGATGAGACTTTTTAATCAAAAAATAACAGTATATAGTGTAGCTAAAGAAGCTCAGGTAAGTTATAATACTGCAACTAAATATAAAGAGTATATCTTAAAAAATGCTCACTAAATAAAAAAGTTTTACACTTTTTTATTTTCTGTTAAAAAAATCTTTAATTTTTATAAAACTTTTCATATTAAAGTGTATATTTTTTAACTTTTAGATATTATTTATTATATTTTATGGAGAGTATTATTTATGAGAAATTTTATTAGTTACGAAAAATCATTAGAAATATTAGAAAATATTAAAACTAAAACACCAACAATAAAAAAAATGTTTTTAACAGATGCTTTAGGACATGTAATTGCACAAGATATAATTGCAGATCATAATAGTCCTGAATTTCCAACTTCTGCTATGGATGGATATGCCATAAAAGCAGAAGATTTAAATAGTGAAAAGTTAATTACAATTATTGATAAAAATCCAGCAGGAAGTGTTGTTGAATCTGAAGTATCACAAGGTGTTTGTATTAAAACTTTTACAGGTTCATTAATGCCTAAAGGAAGTGATACTTTAATACCTATTGAAAATGTGGAAGTAATTGAAGATAAAATAAAAATTATTAAAAAAGTTCCAAAAGGTTTTTCAATTAGAGAAGTAGGAGAAAACTATAAAAAAGATGATATTCTTATAAAAAAAGGAACTATTATAAGCTTTGCAGAAGTTGGAGTTTTAGCTTCTTTAAATATTGCACAAATTGGAGTATTTGTTAGTCCTACAGTTGCTATTGCAAGTACAGGAAGTGAAATTTTAGATCTTGGTGAAATAAAAACAAATGATTCTCAAATAAGAAGTTCTAATCATCTTACAATTGAAGCTTTATGTAAAAAAGCTGGAGCTGATGTAATTCAAATGGGTATTGTAAAAGATGATATTAATTCAATTACACAACTTTTACAAACAGGTCTTCAAAAAGCAGATATAGTTATTACTACAGGTGGTGTAAGTGTTGGAGATTATGATTTTGTACAAGATGTTATTAAAGATAAACTAAATGCTGAAATTTTGTTTCATGGTGTAACTGTAAAACCAGGAATGCATCTTCTAGCGGCTTTAAAAGATGATAAATTAATAATAGCTTTACCAGGTTTTGCTTATTCTTCGACAGTTTGTGCAATTTTATATGTATTACCATTTATATATAAATTAAAACAATCAAAACAAAAACTTCCTATTGTAAAAGCTAAAATAAATCAAGATTTCCCAAGAAGAATACCAAAAACAATATTTACAGCATGTAATGTTGAATATATTAATGGAAATTATGAAATTAATTTTGATGGAAAAAGAAAAGGAACAAGTGCAATATTAACAAATATGCTTGAAACTCCAGCACTTCTTATTCAAAAAGATGATAGTGAAGATATAAAAGCTGGTGAGATGGTTGATATTTTGTTATTAGACCAGTTAAAATGATTGAAAAAATTAAAATATATAAAGTATATTTCTTTTTAGTTCTTTGTGTACTTTTTTGGTCAGGAAACTTTATTTTAGGTAGATTTATAAAAGATGAAATTAGTCCTATTGAATTAGCATTTTTTAGATGGATTTTTGCACTAATATTCATCTTTCCGTTTTCATTAAAGTATATGAATTTAAAAAAATGTATAAAAATCACAAAAGATCATTTTTTTATATTATCTATATTAGCAATATTAGGTATCACATTATTTAATACAATAGTTTATATTGCATTACAAACAACGCAAGCCACAAATGCTTTATTAATAAACTCAACAACTCCTCTAATTGTTCTATTTTTAAGTTTTCTAATATTAGGAAATAAAATAAAGAAAATACAAATATTAGGTTTTTTATTATCTACTTTTGGCGTTGTTTTTATAATTTTAGAAGCAGACTTTACACAACTTAGCAATTATACTTTTAAACATGGAGATATTTGGATAATAGTTAGTGCAACAGTTTGGGCTTTATACTCTATTTTTTTAAGGTTTAAACCAAAAGAATTAAATCATGTTGAACTTTTTACAACAATTGTAATTCTAGGTATTATTTATTTAATCCCTATTTATTTATACCAAGGATATTCTATAAAAGAAGAATTTAAAGTATTTTACAATAACTGGCAAATCATATTCTACGTATCATTTTTTGCTTCAGTTTTATCTTTTTATTTTTGGAATTATGGAGTTTCTCAAATAGGTCCAGAAAAATGTAGTCAATTTGCTCATCTAATGCCTCTTTTTGGTGCTATATTAGCTTATTTCTTTTTAAATGAGACAATAGAACTATATCATTTAATTGGAGCTTGTTTCATTGGTGTTGGTATATATTTATCTCTATTTTTGGCAAAGCACTAACTAATATCATCTTTTAGTAGTGCTTTTTCATTTATTTTTTTATTTGGTTTTACACCTAAATCTAAAAATTCTTGACTTCTATTAAGTAAGTTTCCTTTACCTTTTGCTAATTTATTTAAAGCACTTTCATAAGACTTTGAAGTTCTGTTTATATGTACACCAATATCTTCTATATCTTTTACAAAAAGTGCAAATTTATCATATAAACTAGCTGCTTTTTTTGATATAAGTTCTGCATTTTGATTTTGGTATTCCATTTTCCAAATATTTTCTATTGTTCTTAAACTAACATATAAAGTAGATGGAGATACAAGCATTATATTATTTTCAAAAGCTAATTTAAATAAAGAATTATCATTTGATACTGCAAGTAAAAAAGCAGGTTCAATTGGAATAAACATCAAAACAAAATCTAATGTTCTAACTTCTTTAATATCTTCATATCTTTTATTACTAAGACCTTTAATATGAGTTCTTAAAGAAGAAATTAACTCCTTTATTGCTTTTTGTTTTTCTTGTTCTTCATTTGCTTGAGAATAGTTACTATAAGAGTTTAATGATACTTTAGAATCAATAATAATATCTTTTTCTTGAGGTAAATGTACAACAACATCTGGACGTAGTCTTTTCCCTTCTTGAGAA from Malaciobacter molluscorum LMG 25693 includes:
- a CDS encoding response regulator transcription factor: MNKYKQLQKESSALNILFIEDDEDLRVQTQKILKTLFKNVVTATNGKEGLEAYKEFYSTNSYYFDIVITDIKMPLKNGIELTKDILKINKEQDVIVISAYEDSKYLIELINIGVNNFVQKPLLIDQLVDPLLTICKKINSTKVESEKVFLIENFVWDKENKTLTKQGKVVKLSSSEVILLNLLINNPFITFSNEDIYNTIYSDKFDKELSIDSIKSLIKRIRKKIPTDFIKNIYGEGYRINKDVFVKF
- a CDS encoding branched-chain amino acid ABC transporter permease; its protein translation is MNKTTIIATIFILFMGFFPFLVDSAWLSIGITFLVFSVVAFSQDIILGRAGIFNMGHAIFFGIGAYTTAILNVHFGFEIVETIPFAIIFPVIIAVLLAGPIIHLRGDYLLVATIGFNIIFEQVLKNNIFDLTGGPNGIFGIDVARIFGYELSSDKAIYYIAFFLLITTLFIIRNLDNSRYGRALYYIHKDEIAAKSMGINVSYYKLFAFALGAAIAGAAGVVFTIQYSAVSPESFNFMQSVMFFAIVLVGGSASLPGVIIGTFVMFVLPELFTEFKESRYLIFGAAMVLTMILRPNGVWPATFGNIPNYLKKKAASLKGEK
- a CDS encoding DNA recombination protein RmuC; amino-acid sequence: MMNNDIIIYIALSILATFIILSFIFYFFFKVKYEAKIQSLANEANIKIQSISEKINSQKELYEQKLQSQKREYDLNKQNFKEKIQLLEDSKQKMKEEFENLANRVFEQNSKKSNENINQILTPLKEQLNNFGKRVNDIYSDETKQRTYLLNEIKNLKELNVQISNDAINLTKALKGENKTQGDWGELILEKVLQQSGLREGIEYTTQSSFSQEGKRLRPDVVVHLPQEKDIIIDSKVSLNSYSNYSQANEEQEKQKAIKELISSLRTHIKGLSNKRYEDIKEVRTLDFVLMFIPIEPAFLLAVSNDNSLFKLAFENNIMLVSPSTLYVSLRTIENIWKMEYQNQNAELISKKAASLYDKFALFVKDIEDIGVHINRTSKSYESALNKLAKGKGNLLNRSQEFLDLGVKPNKKINEKALLKDDIS
- a CDS encoding DMT family transporter, coding for MIEKIKIYKVYFFLVLCVLFWSGNFILGRFIKDEISPIELAFFRWIFALIFIFPFSLKYMNLKKCIKITKDHFFILSILAILGITLFNTIVYIALQTTQATNALLINSTTPLIVLFLSFLILGNKIKKIQILGFLLSTFGVVFIILEADFTQLSNYTFKHGDIWIIVSATVWALYSIFLRFKPKELNHVELFTTIVILGIIYLIPIYLYQGYSIKEEFKVFYNNWQIIFYVSFFASVLSFYFWNYGVSQIGPEKCSQFAHLMPLFGAILAYFFLNETIELYHLIGACFIGVGIYLSLFLAKH
- a CDS encoding molybdopterin molybdotransferase MoeA, which encodes MRNFISYEKSLEILENIKTKTPTIKKMFLTDALGHVIAQDIIADHNSPEFPTSAMDGYAIKAEDLNSEKLITIIDKNPAGSVVESEVSQGVCIKTFTGSLMPKGSDTLIPIENVEVIEDKIKIIKKVPKGFSIREVGENYKKDDILIKKGTIISFAEVGVLASLNIAQIGVFVSPTVAIASTGSEILDLGEIKTNDSQIRSSNHLTIEALCKKAGADVIQMGIVKDDINSITQLLQTGLQKADIVITTGGVSVGDYDFVQDVIKDKLNAEILFHGVTVKPGMHLLAALKDDKLIIALPGFAYSSTVCAILYVLPFIYKLKQSKQKLPIVKAKINQDFPRRIPKTIFTACNVEYINGNYEINFDGKRKGTSAILTNMLETPALLIQKDDSEDIKAGEMVDILLLDQLK
- a CDS encoding DMT family transporter, with the protein product MKNSENLAYKFALSAIFLWSTVATAFKIALSYLSPVMLLLLASITSLFILLVVIVFQKKFYLIIKHFSKNSSLILILGILNPFLYYLILFEAYTLLPAQEAQSINYTWALMLSFLAVPFLKQKLRLVDIVAGIICYFGVLIISTRGEPFSMNFSDLRGVSLALLSTIIWALYWIFNTKQKQDPVVSLFSNFLIAVPIIIIYMYFNNEFFIPEYKGVFAAIYVGLFEMGITFLFWLFAMQYTNNTSKIANLIFISPFLSLIFIYFILGEKIYISTLFGLLMIIFGLYIQQKKVKK
- a CDS encoding branched-chain amino acid ABC transporter permease; translation: MDIFFQQLINGLTIGSLYALVALGYTMVYGVMKLINFAHGDLVAFSAYVGLTIFSQFFGANANSIFTVITIFLFTALIVAFVGVVLERLAYKPLRTAPRLSAVVSALGASLVIQNSIMLIWGPNMKIFPSNLIPNTTWQIGGVILTFTQVIILALSAVLMVALYFFINKTKIGTAIRATAIDQDAAKLMGINVNRIIMIIFIVGSALGAVGGLFIGIYYRGLTFDMGWLYGLNAFIAAIIGGIGSIPGAMLGGLLLGLFNAMISGYISTEWADTFTFILLIIILIVRPTGILGEKIAEKV
- a CDS encoding branched-chain amino acid ABC transporter substrate-binding protein, coding for MIKLSKLASAVALSAIVASSSLLADTVKIGVQAPITGKYANEGQGIDQFVKLIVNEKNKQGGLLGKKIEVITCDDEAKAQKAAVCAKKLVNAGVFAVIGSYTSGATEAAQTTYYRNKVLQTSDGTSDSLIKRKFWTFFRNSFPNSAQSDFTADYFVNIKKYKKIVVLSDYSSYSEGLGDATEESIKKIGGNVIFRGKIKSGTQNFTAMLTKIKSMNPDVIYYSGYYTDGGLLRAQQKQLGIDADFVGGDSNDNPDFLKLAGSAAEGTVLINFPTPDILPYKEAKKYLKAYEDTYNMKPPSIWAVVNADGLRAIIHGVEKTKSFDTKKISDYLHTLKDFPGITGPVTFREDGERIGAKFIVYEIQKDGSYKVIE